The following are from one region of the Harpia harpyja isolate bHarHar1 chromosome 4, bHarHar1 primary haplotype, whole genome shotgun sequence genome:
- the NEK3 gene encoding serine/threonine-protein kinase Nek3 gives MEEYKVLKVLGEGSFGRALLVHHRISDQEYAMKEIRLPMVMCLHFPSSSDVENSRKEAVLLAKMKHPNIVAYKESFEADGHLYIVMEYCDDGGLMQKIKHQRGKLFPEDTILHWFVQMCLGVKHIHDKRVLHRDIKSKNVFLTQNGKVKLGDFGSAHLLAHPMSYACTYVGTPYYVPPEIWESMPYNSKSDIWSLGCILYELCTLRHPFQANSWKHLILKICKGSYNPLPSHYSYELHYLIKQMFKRNPKNRPSASTILARGCLTKLIKNCLPSEITNEFEQILKETKKHEGNAARPKGNIMAGGSSNNKKENRQNKDESKCSPLERKNITKDLSESTKEQRKSDEEVETSDVLPGITDLSHPCRKQWGKRISSTVVDVLENASLLSSSFTSEEAKSGCVINYSENKPRKQWNKETPQTLMNILNNADVSLAFKTYTIYKPASENTLRGPLSDGTEASDEVDGEHEAVVIDSERLEPRSDEDDTDFEEDDPDWVSELKMVFKHSD, from the exons ATGGAAGAATACAAAGTGTTGAAAGTACTAGGAGAGGGATCCTTTGGCAGAGCTCTCCTAGTTCATCATAGAATCAGTGACCAGGAGTATGCAATGAAGGAAATAAGACTTCCCATGGTAA TGTGCTTACATTTTCCGTCTTCATCTGATGTAGAGAACTCTAGGAAGGAAGCAGTTCTTTTGGCTAAAATGAAACACCCAAATATCGTTGCCTATAAGGAATCATTTGAAG CTGATGGACATCTGTATATAGTGATGGAATATTGTGATGATGGAGGTCTAATGCAAAAGATTAAACACCAAAGAGGAAAGTTGTTCCCTGAAGATACG ATCCTTCACTGGTTTGTGCAGATGTGCCTGGGCGTGAAACACATTCATGATAAACGTGTGTTGCACAGGGATATCAAATCCAAG AATGTCTTCCTCACTCAAAATGGAAAAGTCAAATTGGGAGATTTTGGATCTGCGCACCTTCTTGCACA TCCAATGTCATATGCTTGCACATATGTGGGAACTCCTTATTACGTACCTCCAGAAATATGGGAAAGCATGCCGTACAACAGCAAAAG TGATATATGGTCTCTGGGATGTATTCTATATGAGCTGTGCACTCTGAGACATCCA tttcaagCCAATAGCTGGAAACATCTCATCCTTAAGATATGCAAAGGGTCCTACAATCCACTGCCATCTCACTATTCTTATGAACTTCATTACTTAATAAAACAGATGTTTAAGAGAAATCCCAAGAATCGTCCATCAGCCAGTACTATTCTTGCAAGAGGTTGCTTAACCAAACTTATAAAAAATTGTTTGCCTTCTGAG ATAACAAATGAGTTTGAGCAGATATTAAAGGAAACCAAGAAACATGAAGGCAATGCAGCAAGACCAAAGG GTAATATCATGGCTGGTGGAAGCTcaaataataagaaagaaaatagg caaaataaagatgaaagcAAGTGTAGCCccttagaaaggaaaaatattactaaGGATTTGAGTGAAAGCACAAAGGAACAAAGGAAATCTGATGAAGAGG TAGAAACTTCTGACGTCCTCCCAGGAATTACTGATTTGTCACATCCCTGTAGGAAGCAATGGGGAAAGAGGATATCCAGTACCGTAGTGGATGTCCTGGAAAATGCatccttgctttcttccagttttacATCTGAAGAGGCTAAAA GTGGCTGTGTTATAAACTACAGTGAAAATAAGCCACGTAAGCAGTGGAACAAGGAAACTCCTCAGACCCTGATGAACATTCTCAATAATGCAGATGTCAGCTTAGCATTTAAAACATACACAATTTATAAACCAG ctTCTGAAAATACATTAAGAGGTCCGCTTTCTGATGGAACTGAAGCATCTGATGAAGTAGATGGTGAACATGAAGCTGTTGTCATAGATTCGGAGAGACTTGAGCCTAGATCTGATGAAGATGACAC GGACTTTGAGGAAGATGACCCAGACTGGGTGTCAGAACTGAAAATGGTATTCAAACACAGTGACTGA
- the CKAP2 gene encoding cytoskeleton-associated protein 2 encodes MAARLSPQLPASRRSAPAYREQRRQKVEEYLSRKKTFSTMPIQENQASISSRTRRATSNKLQDKIQLSISPKPEMENKENANKLLWDQSNGTSEKNVILNSSTITLTNSISGTNYPEDHASKDEVTEIKSQHVSLSKSFLQIKSIKEKQLIAEKQKSTIGLPKKPVLGTYRGRVIQSKINSFRKAPKSEGEKSSLPDKKKLRPSATKPAASSLSTSSCSVVLKTTKVTNYPNSVNPNGALQFQSKPSDKAAINSQSSLKKRQPTSAVAPKKVTVQKMTGRRGPQPPKAASNSSDCRVLGVKKSADFCEDARPEAPAKPISVDPDTKSGWNSKTNGNRKSVLPKETAEVRRARLDEWRSSRGRVMRRPPISVLLRAQSKSEEQELSSGDSLEHVLHSEKVNKTLAECLQLTEQGCQGDEVRAMLEDLTRSIPGAKKLAKYWICCMRLEQMGPLEKLIAVYEEAILAGAMPKDELRHTLIDTMKNTESLFKSEDGGTVIEGHLSEVVEVSKEPNSSVEQVQEAFKDLGSDDDDQKADSDDKKVEISSEVIKKEEMDLDLKPRQEILPKKNKKHKTKERAKKKGKCETEEQNQDAVEDIAISFSPEKENDTSYLMRYNASATPYLESVKMHHEANDSSAKDLKIVTPLRYSQRIREKMCKLLDTVKDQDPCVSSFEQLGEWESQATEFIHKQSIVLKETSAEVEE; translated from the exons ATGGCGGCGCGTCTTTCTCCTCAGCTCCCGGCTAGCCGCAGGTCCGCGCCGGCGTACCGAG AACAAAGACGACAAAAAGTTGAAGAATATCTATCAAGAAAAAAGACCTTTTCTACCATGCCCATTCAAGAAAACCAGGCATCGATCAG tagcAGAACTAGAAGAGCAACTAGCAATAAACTGCAAGACAAAATACAGCTCTCAATATCTCCAAAGCCAGAAATG gaaaataaagagAATGCTAATAAACTGTTATGGGACCAATCAAATGGAACCtcagagaaaaatgttattttaaactcTTCCACAATCACACTGACAAATTCCATATCAGGGACAAATTATCCTGAAGATCATGCTTCCAAGGATgaagttactgaaataaaatctcaGCATGTGTCACTCAGCAAGTCCTTCTtgcaaataaaaagcataaaagagAAGCAATTGATCGCAGAAAAACAAAAGTCAACTATCGGCCTACCAAAGAAACCAGTGCTTGGTACATATCGTGGCAGAGTTATTCAATCCAAGATAAACTCCTTCCGAAAAGCACCAAAAAGTGAGGGTGAGAAGAGTTCTTTGCCAGACAAGAAGAAGCTTCGTCCTTCTGCCACCAAACCAGCAGCAAGTTCTTTGTCCACCAGCAGCTGTAGTGTAGTTCTAAAGACCACCAAAGTCACAAACTACCCTAATTCTGTAAACCCAAATGGTGCCCTCCAATTCCAGAGCAAACCATCTGACAAAGCTGCTATTAACTCACAGTCCAGTCTGAAGAAACGGCAACCAACATCTGCTGTAGCACCAAAGAAAGTAACAGTCCAAAAAATGACTGGTAGAAGGGGACCACAGCCACCAAAAGCTGCTTCTAACAGTTCTGACTGCAGAGTGCTAGGAGTGAAGAAAAGTGCAGATTTTTGTGAAGATGCAAGACCAGAAGCTCCAGCAAAACCAATTTCTGTTGATCCTGATACAAAGTCGGGATGGAATTCTAAAACTAATGGCAACAGAAAATCTGTTCTGCCAAAAGAGACAGCAGAAGTGAGAAG GGCTCGCCTGGATGAATGGAGGTCATCTAGAGGAAGAGTGATGAGGAGACCTCCTATATCTGTGCTTCTGAGAGCCCAGTCTAAAAGTGAAGAACAAGAACTCTCTTCTGGTGATTCTTTAGAGCATGTATTACATAGTGAAAAAGTCAACAAGACTCTTGCAGAATGTCTGCAGTTAACTGAACAG GGATGTCAAGGCGATGAAGTACGTGCCATGTTGGAAGATCTGACACGCAGCATTCCTGGGGCTAAAAAGCTTGCAAAATATTGGATCTGTTGTATGCGTCTTGAACAGATGGGCCCTCTTGAGAAGCTTATTGCTGTCTACGAGGAGGCCATTTTGGCAGGAGCGATG CCTAAAGATGAACTACGACACACGCTAATAGATactatgaaaaatactgaaagccTTTTTAAGTCTGAGGATG GGGGAACTGTGATAGAAGGTCATTTAAGTGAGGTAGTAGAAGTCAGCAAGGAACCAAATTCATCTGTAGAGCAGGTTCAGGAGGCCTTCAAGGATCTTGGCTCTGATGATGACGACCAAAAAGCAGATAGTGATGACAAGAAGGTGGAGATTAGCAGCGAAGTgatcaaaaaagaagaaatggatttAGACTTGAAACCGAGACAAGAGATCTTgccaaaaaagaataaaaagcacaaGACTAAAGAACgtgcaaaaaagaaaggaaaatgtgaaacagaagagcagaatCAGGATGCGGTAGAAGATATAGCCATATCCTTCTCTCCTGAGAAGGAGAATGACACATCTTATTTAATGAGATATAATGCATCTGCCACGCCATACTTGGAAAG tgtGAAGATGCACCATGAGGCAAATGACTCCAGTGCTAAAGACCTGAAAATTGTAACCCCTTTGCGATATTCTCAACGCATTCGGGAGAAGATGTGCAAGCTGTTGGATACTGTTAAAGATCAAGATCCATGTGTCTCTTCATTTGAACAGCTGGGAGAATGGGAATCACAAGCCACTGAATTTATCCACAAACAGAGCATCGTGCTCAAAGAAACAAGTGCTGAAGTGGAAGAGTAA